The Mycobacteriales bacterium genome has a window encoding:
- a CDS encoding SDR family NAD(P)-dependent oxidoreductase, translated as MTETDKALALVTGASSGIGLELAKQFAQHDYDLLICAEDPGLEAAAAQLRSTGAQVSAVTADLATYDGVEKLYAAVTVAGRPLSAVALNAGVGLGGAFADTELADEIRLIDLNVTGTVHLAKRLLPDLIARDAGSILVTSSVASTMPGSFQSVYNATKSFLQSWTQALQNELEDTAVVITSLMPGPTDTNFFHRAGMDDTPVGQGSKDDPAQVARQGFDALMDAEDKVLAGSLKSRAQGTAAKVLPDKLKAGMHRNMAEPES; from the coding sequence ATGACGGAGACCGACAAGGCCCTCGCGCTCGTGACCGGTGCCTCCAGCGGCATCGGCCTCGAGCTGGCCAAGCAGTTCGCCCAGCACGACTACGACCTGTTGATCTGCGCGGAGGACCCGGGCCTGGAGGCGGCCGCGGCGCAGCTGCGCTCGACCGGCGCCCAGGTGTCCGCGGTGACCGCCGACCTGGCCACGTACGACGGCGTGGAGAAGCTCTACGCCGCCGTCACCGTGGCCGGCCGGCCGCTGTCCGCGGTCGCGCTGAACGCCGGGGTCGGTCTCGGCGGCGCGTTCGCCGACACCGAGCTGGCCGACGAGATCAGGCTGATCGACCTCAACGTCACCGGCACCGTGCACCTGGCCAAGCGGCTGCTGCCGGACCTGATCGCCCGCGACGCCGGCTCGATCCTGGTGACGTCCTCGGTCGCCTCGACCATGCCCGGCTCGTTCCAGTCGGTCTACAACGCGACCAAGTCGTTCCTGCAGTCCTGGACCCAGGCGCTGCAGAACGAGCTCGAGGACACCGCCGTGGTGATCACGTCGCTGATGCCCGGCCCCACCGACACCAACTTCTTCCACCGGGCCGGGATGGACGACACCCCGGTCGGCCAGGGGTCCAAGGACGACCCGGCCCAGGTCGCCCGGCAGGGCTTCGACGCCCTCATGGACGCCGAGGACAAGGTGCTGGCGGGATCGCTGAAGTCGCGCGCCCAGGGCACCGCGGCCAAGGTGCTGCCGGACAAGCTCAAGGCCGGCATGCACCGGAACATGGCGGAGCCGGAGTCCTAG
- a CDS encoding IclR family transcriptional regulator C-terminal domain-containing protein, giving the protein MARRTDSPDFVEAIARGLDVIKAFGPHRPVLTLSEVATASGLARPTARRILLTLEALGYARGGPGGFRLTPRVLELGMAYVQSLGLWDVARPHLEALVGRTGESSSIAQLDGSDIVYVARVAVPKIIALRVDIGTRFPAPSTSLGKVLLAGLPPAELDAVLAEPSRSGVTARHVPGRAELDGLLRDVRAKGWTLTDEALAPGIRSVAAPLRDGAGRVIAAMNVTVHAAETPVGTLTGDYLPMLLQTAGEVSADFARYQSVPVALPAG; this is encoded by the coding sequence GTGGCCCGCCGTACCGACAGCCCCGACTTCGTCGAGGCGATCGCGCGCGGCCTCGACGTGATCAAGGCGTTCGGGCCGCACCGGCCGGTGCTGACGCTCAGCGAGGTGGCCACCGCGTCCGGGCTGGCCCGGCCGACCGCGCGCCGGATCCTGCTCACCCTCGAGGCCCTGGGGTACGCGCGCGGCGGCCCCGGCGGCTTCCGGCTGACCCCGCGGGTGCTCGAGCTCGGCATGGCGTACGTGCAGTCGCTGGGGCTGTGGGACGTCGCCCGGCCGCACCTGGAGGCGCTGGTCGGACGGACCGGCGAGTCCAGCTCCATCGCCCAGCTGGACGGCTCCGACATCGTCTACGTGGCCCGGGTGGCGGTGCCGAAGATCATCGCGCTGCGGGTCGACATCGGCACCCGGTTCCCGGCCCCGTCGACCTCGCTGGGCAAGGTGCTGCTGGCCGGGCTGCCGCCGGCCGAGCTCGACGCGGTGCTGGCCGAGCCGTCCCGCTCCGGCGTGACCGCCCGGCACGTACCCGGCCGGGCCGAGCTGGACGGGCTGCTGCGGGACGTCCGGGCCAAGGGCTGGACGCTGACCGACGAGGCGCTGGCGCCCGGGATCCGGTCGGTGGCCGCGCCGCTGCGGGACGGCGCCGGCCGGGTGATCGCGGCGATGAACGTCACCGTGCACGCGGCCGAAACGCCCGTCGGCACCCTCACCGGCGACTACTTGCCGATGCTGCTGCAGACGGCCGGCGAGGTGAGCGCCGACTTCGCCCGCTACCAGTCCGTGCCGGTGGCGCTGCCCGCGGGATGA
- a CDS encoding citryl-CoA lyase: MGTSDADHIRLLGHDLADDLMGKIGFGELAFWLLAARRPTPGEARVFESVLVALADHGFTPTAIAARVTYLSAPDSLQGALAAGLLGGGSRFLGVTEDAGGYLHRALSEVDGALPADDAGWDALALPLVQKARAEKKFVPGLGHPVHKVQDPRTPRLLAIAEEEGLRGPHLRLYEAIGRVHPQVLGRTLPLNGAGVCGAALADLDLPVELLRGVALLARAAGLLGQLAEERRHPLAMDMYLEIDRNAVEVPVTEGESDG, encoded by the coding sequence TTGGGCACCTCCGATGCCGACCACATCCGGCTGCTGGGACATGACCTGGCCGACGACCTGATGGGGAAGATCGGCTTCGGCGAGCTGGCGTTCTGGCTGCTGGCGGCCCGGCGACCGACCCCGGGCGAGGCCCGGGTGTTCGAGTCGGTGCTCGTCGCGCTGGCCGACCACGGCTTCACCCCGACCGCGATCGCCGCCCGCGTCACCTACCTCTCCGCGCCGGACTCGCTGCAGGGCGCGCTGGCGGCCGGTCTGCTCGGCGGCGGCTCCCGCTTCCTCGGCGTGACCGAGGACGCCGGCGGCTACCTGCACCGGGCGTTGTCCGAAGTGGACGGTGCGCTGCCGGCCGACGACGCCGGCTGGGACGCGCTGGCGCTGCCGCTGGTGCAGAAGGCCCGGGCCGAGAAGAAGTTCGTCCCCGGTCTCGGCCACCCGGTGCACAAGGTCCAGGACCCGCGGACCCCGCGACTGCTCGCGATCGCCGAGGAGGAGGGCCTGCGCGGCCCGCACCTGCGGCTGTACGAGGCGATCGGCCGGGTCCACCCGCAGGTGCTGGGGCGCACGCTGCCGCTGAACGGGGCCGGCGTCTGCGGGGCCGCGCTGGCCGACCTCGACCTGCCGGTCGAGCTGCTGCGCGGGGTCGCGCTGCTGGCCCGCGCGGCCGGCCTGCTCGGCCAGCTCGCGGAGGAACGGCGTCACCCGCTGGCGATGGACATGTACCTGGAGATCGACCGGAACGCGGTCGAGGTGCCCGTGACC
- a CDS encoding CoA transferase, with protein MEPSGATDGQAAPGPLSGLLVADFSRILAGPYSSMLLADLGAEVVKVESPGGDDTRTWMPPVRDGEATYYLSINRNKRSIALDLKDEHDAALARELASRADIVMENFRVGGLARFGLDYDAVAATNPGVIYASITGFGTGGGAALPGYDLIVQAIAGLMSLTGSPDGPPYRAGISVFDVMAGLHATIGVLAALHSRQSTGRGQHVEVNLLSSALSGLVNHSGSVVSAGATPTRMGNAHPSLFPYDLMPTADGELIITAGNDRQFRKLCEVLGLPELADDPRFVLNKDRTANRDELRPLLVERLMTRGKDEWFREIIGAGVPCGPINTVNQGVAFAEELGLEPVVEVGGVPSIRNPITFSETPAGYRLPPPGLDEHGAEIRAWLEDKP; from the coding sequence GTGGAGCCGAGCGGAGCGACCGACGGACAGGCCGCGCCGGGCCCGCTGAGCGGCCTGCTGGTGGCCGACTTCTCCCGGATCCTGGCCGGGCCGTATTCGTCCATGCTGCTGGCCGACCTCGGGGCCGAGGTGGTCAAGGTGGAGAGCCCGGGCGGGGACGACACCCGCACCTGGATGCCGCCCGTACGCGACGGCGAGGCGACGTACTACCTCTCGATCAACCGGAACAAGCGCTCGATCGCGCTCGACCTCAAGGACGAGCACGACGCCGCGCTGGCCCGGGAGCTGGCCTCGCGGGCCGACATCGTGATGGAGAACTTCCGGGTCGGCGGGCTGGCCCGGTTCGGCCTGGACTACGACGCGGTCGCCGCCACCAACCCCGGCGTCATCTACGCCTCGATCACCGGCTTCGGCACCGGCGGCGGGGCGGCGCTGCCCGGCTACGACCTCATCGTGCAGGCGATCGCCGGGCTGATGAGCCTGACCGGCTCCCCCGACGGGCCGCCGTACCGGGCCGGGATCTCGGTCTTCGACGTGATGGCCGGGCTGCACGCGACGATCGGCGTGCTGGCCGCGCTCCACTCGCGACAGTCGACCGGCCGCGGCCAGCACGTCGAGGTCAACCTGCTGTCCTCGGCCCTGTCCGGACTGGTCAACCACTCCGGCTCCGTCGTCTCGGCCGGCGCGACGCCGACCCGGATGGGCAACGCCCACCCCAGCCTCTTCCCGTACGACCTGATGCCGACGGCCGACGGCGAGCTCATCATCACCGCCGGCAACGACCGGCAGTTCCGCAAGCTCTGCGAGGTCCTCGGCCTGCCCGAGCTGGCCGACGACCCGCGGTTCGTGCTGAACAAGGACCGCACGGCCAACCGGGACGAGCTGCGCCCGCTGCTGGTCGAGCGGCTCATGACCAGGGGCAAGGACGAGTGGTTCCGGGAGATCATCGGCGCCGGTGTCCCGTGCGGGCCGATCAACACGGTCAACCAGGGCGTCGCGTTCGCCGAGGAGCTCGGTCTCGAACCGGTGGTCGAGGTCGGCGGGGTGCCCTCGATCCGCAACCCGATCACGTTCTCCGAGACGCCGGCCGGCTACCGGCTGCCGCCGCCGGGGCTGGACGAGCACGGCGCCGAGATCCGCGCCTGGCTGGAGGACAAGCCGTGA
- a CDS encoding DUF1996 domain-containing protein — protein MRVSRFWRIAVPAAAAIIVASLLGGPATTASAAEALLSQDHPALASSGENGANSAPAAFDGNAGTRWSSQFADPQWLRVDLGRSSVISRVVLQWEAAYATAFQLQTSEDGAAWTTIFSTTTGTGGTQSIPVTGTGRYVRMFGTHRATGFGYSLFEFKVFGTAQAPTDGFILANPQVTGVVPSTANPPHAFFHEFQADCAVSRGNLSDDPIVFPNQPGASHLHTFMGNTTTTAATTLASLQAGTSSCLTPDDRSGYWMPTMLNGDTPVMPAGPQVIYYKTNLIDYTSVRPFPLGLRMLVGAPTNGPDEFLAQSVEGWECGESFHNADIPVSCPAGTQLNVRFQAPSCWNGLYLDTPDHKSHLAYPVDGRCTVDHPVALPMIEFKMAFPVSGNLSGVRLSSGRGYTFHYDFFNAWDAATQAALVNHCIVGGLQCDARGFDQAHPERGAALGPNYRLP, from the coding sequence ATGAGAGTCAGTCGCTTCTGGCGCATCGCCGTCCCCGCCGCGGCCGCGATCATCGTCGCGTCGCTGCTCGGCGGCCCGGCCACGACCGCGTCGGCCGCGGAAGCCCTGCTGTCGCAGGACCATCCGGCGCTGGCGTCGTCCGGGGAGAACGGCGCCAACAGCGCGCCGGCCGCGTTCGACGGCAACGCCGGCACCCGCTGGTCCAGCCAGTTCGCCGACCCGCAGTGGCTGCGGGTCGACCTCGGCCGGTCGTCGGTGATCAGCCGGGTCGTGCTGCAGTGGGAGGCCGCGTACGCGACGGCGTTCCAGCTGCAGACCTCCGAGGACGGCGCGGCCTGGACCACGATCTTCTCCACCACCACCGGCACCGGCGGCACCCAGAGCATCCCGGTCACCGGCACCGGCCGGTACGTCCGGATGTTCGGCACCCACCGCGCCACCGGCTTCGGCTACTCGCTGTTCGAGTTCAAGGTCTTCGGCACCGCGCAGGCCCCGACCGACGGCTTCATCCTGGCCAATCCTCAGGTGACCGGCGTGGTCCCGTCGACGGCGAACCCGCCGCACGCGTTCTTCCACGAGTTCCAGGCCGACTGCGCGGTCAGCCGGGGCAACCTGTCCGACGACCCGATCGTGTTCCCGAACCAGCCCGGGGCCTCGCACCTGCACACGTTCATGGGCAACACCACCACGACGGCCGCGACCACGCTGGCCTCGCTGCAGGCCGGTACGTCCTCCTGCCTGACCCCGGACGACAGGTCCGGCTACTGGATGCCGACGATGCTCAACGGCGACACCCCGGTCATGCCGGCCGGCCCGCAGGTCATCTACTACAAGACCAACCTCATCGACTACACCAGCGTGCGGCCGTTCCCGCTGGGGCTGCGGATGCTGGTCGGCGCGCCGACCAACGGGCCGGACGAGTTCCTCGCGCAGTCGGTCGAGGGCTGGGAGTGCGGCGAGTCCTTCCACAACGCCGACATCCCGGTCAGCTGCCCGGCCGGCACCCAGCTCAACGTCCGGTTCCAGGCCCCGAGCTGCTGGAACGGGCTCTACCTGGACACGCCCGACCACAAGAGCCACCTGGCGTACCCGGTGGACGGGCGCTGCACGGTCGACCACCCGGTCGCGCTGCCGATGATCGAGTTCAAGATGGCGTTCCCGGTCAGCGGCAACCTCTCCGGCGTACGGCTGTCCAGCGGTCGCGGCTACACGTTCCACTACGACTTCTTCAACGCCTGGGACGCGGCCACCCAGGCGGCGCTGGTGAACCACTGCATCGTCGGCGGCCTGCAGTGTGACGCCCGCGGCTTCGACCAGGCGCACCCGGAGCGCGGCGCCGCGCTGGGCCCGAACTACCGCCTGCCGTAA
- a CDS encoding GH1 family beta-glucosidase — MDQLKDLPAEFAWGAATAAYQIEGAVAADGRTPSIWDTFCTVPGAIANGDTGDVACDHYHRWREDVGLLGELGVGAYRFSISWPRVLPNGTGAVNPAGLAFYDRLVDALLERGIRPFVTVYHWDLPQVLQDRGGWPSRDTAYALADFAGVVGEALGDRVQDWFTVNEPLCSAWIGHLEGRMAPGERDIARAVPAAHHLLLGHGLSVQALRAAVPGARVGAVVNLSPVEPASDDPADLAAARRADGHTNRWWLDPLHGRGYPADMVEVYGVEPPVREDDLATIAAPTDHIGLNYYFREVVTDDPGGPLPRARMVPVPDAVRTDMGWEVHPDGLEKLLTRLAEDYRSPRIFVTENGSAWPDEVVDGTVADLERAHYLESHVAAAVRAAGRGVPLAGYFVWSLLDNFEWSYGYAKRFGLVHVDYDSQVRTVKDSGRRYAKLISEHAALTGRTA; from the coding sequence ATGGATCAGCTGAAGGACCTCCCGGCCGAGTTCGCCTGGGGTGCGGCCACCGCCGCCTACCAGATCGAGGGGGCCGTGGCCGCGGACGGGAGAACCCCGTCGATCTGGGACACCTTCTGCACGGTTCCCGGCGCGATCGCCAACGGCGACACCGGCGACGTCGCCTGCGACCACTACCACCGCTGGCGCGAGGACGTCGGGCTGCTCGGCGAGCTCGGGGTCGGCGCGTACCGGTTCTCGATCTCCTGGCCGCGGGTGCTGCCCAACGGGACCGGCGCGGTCAACCCGGCCGGGCTGGCATTCTACGACCGGCTGGTGGACGCGCTGCTGGAGCGGGGCATCCGGCCGTTCGTCACCGTCTACCACTGGGACCTGCCGCAGGTGCTGCAGGACCGCGGCGGCTGGCCGTCCCGCGACACCGCGTACGCGCTGGCCGACTTCGCCGGCGTCGTCGGCGAGGCCCTGGGCGACCGGGTCCAGGACTGGTTCACGGTCAACGAGCCGCTCTGCTCGGCCTGGATCGGGCACCTGGAGGGCCGGATGGCGCCGGGCGAGCGGGACATCGCCCGGGCCGTGCCGGCCGCGCACCACCTGCTGCTCGGGCACGGGCTGTCCGTCCAGGCCCTGCGGGCCGCGGTCCCGGGTGCGCGGGTCGGCGCCGTGGTCAACCTCAGCCCGGTCGAGCCGGCCTCCGACGACCCGGCCGACCTGGCCGCGGCCCGGCGCGCGGACGGGCACACCAACCGCTGGTGGCTGGACCCGCTGCACGGCCGCGGCTACCCCGCCGACATGGTCGAGGTGTACGGCGTCGAGCCGCCGGTCCGCGAGGACGACCTCGCCACGATCGCCGCCCCGACCGACCACATCGGGCTGAACTACTACTTCCGCGAGGTCGTCACCGACGACCCCGGCGGCCCGCTCCCCCGGGCCCGGATGGTGCCGGTGCCCGACGCGGTCCGCACCGACATGGGCTGGGAGGTGCACCCGGACGGGCTGGAGAAGCTGCTCACCCGGCTGGCCGAGGACTACCGCTCGCCCCGGATCTTCGTCACCGAGAACGGCTCGGCCTGGCCGGACGAGGTCGTCGACGGCACCGTGGCCGACCTGGAGCGGGCGCACTACCTGGAGTCGCACGTGGCCGCCGCGGTCCGGGCGGCAGGGCGCGGGGTGCCGCTGGCCGGCTACTTCGTCTGGTCCCTGCTGGACAACTTCGAGTGGTCCTACGGCTACGCGAAGCGGTTCGGGCTCGTGCACGTCGACTACGACAGCCAGGTCCGTACGGTGAAGGACAGCGGTCGGCGGTACGCGAAGCTGATCTCCGAGCACGCCGCTCTGACCGGCCGCACCGCATAG
- a CDS encoding amidohydrolase family protein: MDELASGRPVVFRGGTVLPMDDQRSVLTGADVLVVGERIEAVGPDLPVPDGTLEIDATGGIVMPGMIDTHRHMWQTAMRGYGADWTLTQYFVWYYLEHGKTFRPQDIHAGNLLAGIESLDAGVTTTVDWSHGLQTTEHADAAVDALQAVPGRFVLAYGNIQAGPWEWSAAPEFRDFVSRRITPGDDMLGFQMAFDVTGDPSFPEKAAFEVARDLGVPVTTHAGVWGATNDDGIRLMYDNGFAVPGTVYVHAATLSEDSYQRIAASGGTVSVSTESEQSAGQGYPPTWNLRSYDIPVSLSMDTSVWWSGDLFSAMRTTLGADRSREHHEAHAKGDTVTNCHLRADQVVEWATRGGAKALGLDGVVGQLKPGMKADVVLIKNDRSPAMFPLLNPYGHVAFQAQRGDVHTVLVNGRIVKHEHELVGIDLKAAQNEVRSTVDHLRSALGEDVWAKGMNPEVPETAMLDNPYQYTDYSSGTTHGH; this comes from the coding sequence GTGGACGAGCTCGCGTCCGGCCGGCCGGTGGTGTTCCGCGGCGGCACCGTGCTGCCGATGGACGACCAGCGCAGCGTCCTGACCGGCGCCGACGTGCTGGTCGTCGGCGAGCGGATCGAGGCGGTCGGCCCGGACCTGCCGGTGCCGGACGGCACGCTGGAGATCGACGCGACCGGCGGCATCGTCATGCCCGGCATGATCGACACCCACCGGCACATGTGGCAGACCGCGATGCGCGGCTACGGCGCCGACTGGACCCTCACGCAGTACTTCGTCTGGTACTACCTGGAGCACGGCAAGACCTTCCGCCCGCAGGACATCCACGCCGGCAACCTGCTGGCCGGGATCGAGTCCCTGGACGCGGGCGTGACGACCACGGTCGACTGGTCGCACGGGTTGCAGACCACCGAGCACGCCGACGCCGCGGTGGACGCGCTGCAGGCGGTGCCGGGCCGGTTCGTCCTGGCGTACGGCAACATCCAGGCCGGGCCGTGGGAATGGTCGGCCGCGCCGGAGTTCCGCGACTTCGTCAGCCGCCGGATCACCCCGGGCGACGACATGCTCGGCTTCCAGATGGCCTTCGACGTGACCGGCGACCCGTCCTTCCCGGAGAAGGCCGCGTTCGAGGTCGCCCGCGACCTCGGCGTCCCGGTCACCACCCACGCCGGCGTCTGGGGCGCGACGAACGACGACGGCATCCGGCTCATGTACGACAACGGCTTCGCCGTCCCCGGCACCGTCTACGTGCACGCGGCCACGCTCTCGGAGGACTCGTACCAGCGGATCGCGGCCAGCGGCGGCACCGTCTCGGTCTCCACCGAGAGCGAGCAGAGTGCCGGCCAGGGCTACCCGCCCACCTGGAACCTCCGCTCGTACGACATCCCGGTGTCGCTGTCGATGGACACCAGCGTCTGGTGGAGCGGCGACCTGTTCTCGGCCATGCGGACCACGCTCGGCGCGGACCGGTCCCGCGAGCACCACGAGGCCCACGCCAAGGGCGACACCGTGACCAACTGCCACCTGCGGGCGGACCAGGTCGTGGAATGGGCGACCCGCGGCGGGGCCAAGGCGCTCGGCCTGGACGGCGTGGTCGGTCAGCTGAAGCCCGGGATGAAGGCCGACGTCGTGCTGATCAAGAACGACCGGTCGCCGGCGATGTTCCCGCTGCTCAACCCGTACGGGCACGTGGCGTTCCAGGCCCAGCGCGGGGACGTGCACACGGTCCTGGTCAACGGGCGGATCGTGAAGCACGAGCACGAGCTGGTCGGCATCGACCTCAAGGCCGCGCAGAACGAGGTCCGGTCCACTGTGGACCACCTGCGCTCGGCGCTCGGCGAGGACGTCTGGGCCAAGGGGATGAACCCCGAGGTGCCGGAGACCGCGATGCTCGACAACCCGTACCAGTACACGGATTACTCGTCCGGCACCACGCACGGACACTGA
- a CDS encoding ROK family transcriptional regulator encodes MRDLRRHNRSVLLSSLYLGEPQSRQDLGRSSGLSQGTVSNVVGELIDEGLVIEAGLVDSDGGRPRTLLRVNPGYTHIVGVDVGETGTRVEVFDLAMRPLATVELPLPSARPDPAAVVAQVHEGLEQVLREAAVSTDDVLGMGVGVFGSVEQGPEATVHVQTIGWDSVPLERMLRAGTALPIYLENGAKTLGQAELWFGAGRGVQHAVITLVGSGVGAAVISNGAITRGATSSAGEWGHTSLVYDGRACRCGSHGCLEAYVGAEGILDRWKAARNGRPVPGTDEQSSLDLLLADGGKVAERVLAETAGYLGAGMANLVNLFNPERIVLAGWAGEALGQRLLPQIRAAAQERALRHPFGQTSIQLGQLGVDAVAMGAATLPVADLLARGAAPTERPRSLRLDAPA; translated from the coding sequence GTGCGGGACCTGAGACGGCACAACCGATCGGTCCTGCTCTCCAGCCTCTACCTGGGCGAGCCGCAGAGCCGGCAGGACCTCGGCCGCTCCAGCGGGCTGAGCCAGGGCACGGTCAGCAACGTCGTCGGCGAGCTCATCGACGAGGGCCTGGTGATCGAGGCCGGCCTGGTCGACTCCGACGGCGGCCGGCCGCGCACGCTGCTGCGGGTCAACCCCGGCTACACCCACATCGTCGGCGTCGACGTCGGCGAGACCGGCACCCGGGTCGAGGTCTTCGACCTCGCGATGCGGCCGCTGGCCACAGTCGAGCTGCCGCTGCCCTCGGCCCGGCCGGACCCGGCCGCGGTCGTGGCCCAGGTGCACGAGGGGCTGGAGCAGGTGCTGCGGGAGGCCGCGGTGTCCACCGACGACGTGCTGGGCATGGGAGTCGGCGTGTTCGGCAGCGTCGAGCAGGGCCCCGAGGCGACCGTGCACGTGCAGACCATCGGCTGGGACTCGGTGCCGCTGGAGCGGATGCTGCGGGCCGGCACCGCGCTGCCCATCTACCTGGAGAACGGCGCGAAGACCCTCGGCCAGGCCGAGCTCTGGTTCGGCGCCGGCCGCGGCGTGCAGCACGCGGTGATCACGCTGGTCGGCTCCGGCGTCGGCGCCGCGGTCATCAGCAACGGCGCCATCACCCGGGGCGCGACCAGCAGCGCCGGCGAGTGGGGGCACACGTCGCTGGTCTACGACGGCCGGGCCTGCCGCTGCGGCTCCCACGGCTGCCTGGAGGCGTACGTCGGGGCGGAGGGGATCCTGGACCGCTGGAAGGCCGCCCGCAACGGCCGGCCGGTGCCCGGCACCGACGAGCAGTCCTCGCTGGACCTGCTGCTGGCCGACGGCGGCAAGGTGGCCGAGCGGGTGCTGGCCGAGACCGCGGGCTACCTCGGGGCCGGGATGGCCAACCTGGTCAACCTCTTCAACCCGGAGCGGATCGTGCTGGCCGGCTGGGCCGGGGAGGCGCTGGGGCAGCGGCTGCTGCCGCAGATCCGGGCCGCGGCCCAGGAGCGGGCGCTGCGGCACCCGTTCGGGCAGACCTCGATCCAGCTCGGCCAGCTCGGCGTGGACGCGGTCGCGATGGGGGCGGCGACGCTGCCGGTGGCGGACCTGCTGGCCCGGGGCGCCGCCCCGACCGAGCGCCCGCGCTCCCTGCGCCTGGACGCCCCGGCCTGA